Proteins encoded together in one Campylobacter peloridis LMG 23910 window:
- a CDS encoding oligosaccharide transferase has protein sequence MRLRQNYIDNNSIKYTCILIAIAFAFSILCRLYWIAWASEFYEFFFNDQLMITTNDGYAFAEGARDMIAGFHQPNDLSYFGSSLSTLTYWLYNILPFSFESIILYMSTFFASLIVVPIILIAREYKLTTYGFVAALLASIANSYYNRTMSGYYDTDMLVLVLPMLILLTFIRLTINKDIFTLLLGPVFIMIYLWWYPSSYSLNFAMIGLFGLYTLIFHRKEKIFYLAIALMIIALSMLAWQYKLALIVLLFAIFAFKEEKINFYMIWALIFISILILHLSGGLDPVLYQLQFYVFKVADVQNLKDAAFVYFNVNETIMEVNTIDPEVFMQRISSSVLVFILSFIGFILFCKDHKSMLLALPMLALGFMALRAGLRFTIYAVPVMALGFGYFLYVFFNFLEKKQIKLKQKNKNLLLVLITFFSIAPALMHIYYYKSSTVFTSYEASILNDLKNKAQREDYVVAWWDYGYPIRYYSDVKTLIDGGKHLGKDNFFSSFVLSKDQVSAANMARLSVEYTEKSFKENYPDILKAMVKDYNQTSAKDFLESLNDKDFKFDTNKTRDVYIYMPYRMLRIMPVVAQFANTNPDNGEQEKSLFFSQANAIAQDKTTGSVILDNGIEIINDFRALKLEGTIIPLKAFVDIESITNGKFYYNEIDSKAQIYLLFLREYKSFVILDESLYNSAYIQMFLLNQYDKDLFEQVTNDTRAKIYRLKK, from the coding sequence ATGCGACTTAGACAAAATTATATTGATAATAATTCTATAAAATATACTTGTATTTTGATTGCAATCGCTTTTGCTTTTAGTATTTTATGTAGATTATATTGGATAGCTTGGGCAAGTGAGTTTTATGAATTTTTCTTTAATGATCAACTCATGATTACAACCAATGATGGCTATGCTTTTGCAGAAGGTGCAAGAGATATGATAGCAGGTTTTCATCAACCTAATGATTTATCTTATTTTGGAAGTTCACTTTCTACTTTGACTTATTGGCTTTATAATATTTTGCCTTTTAGTTTTGAAAGTATTATTTTATATATGAGTACTTTTTTTGCTTCTTTGATTGTTGTGCCTATTATATTAATCGCAAGAGAATATAAACTTACTACTTATGGCTTTGTAGCAGCCTTACTTGCAAGTATAGCAAATAGCTACTATAACCGCACTATGAGTGGGTATTATGATACTGATATGTTAGTTTTGGTTTTACCAATGCTTATTTTGCTTACCTTTATACGCTTAACTATCAATAAAGACATTTTCACCCTACTTTTAGGTCCTGTTTTTATTATGATTTATTTATGGTGGTATCCATCAAGTTATTCTTTAAATTTTGCTATGATAGGACTTTTTGGACTTTATACTTTAATTTTTCATAGAAAAGAAAAAATTTTTTATCTAGCTATTGCTTTGATGATTATAGCTTTAAGTATGCTAGCATGGCAATATAAACTTGCTTTGATTGTTTTATTGTTTGCTATTTTTGCTTTCAAAGAAGAAAAAATTAATTTTTATATGATTTGGGCTTTGATTTTCATTAGTATTTTAATTTTACATTTAAGCGGTGGCTTAGATCCTGTTTTGTATCAACTTCAATTTTATGTATTTAAAGTAGCTGATGTTCAAAATTTAAAAGACGCTGCTTTTGTGTATTTTAATGTAAATGAAACCATTATGGAAGTAAATACCATCGATCCTGAAGTATTTATGCAAAGAATTAGCTCTAGTGTTTTGGTATTTATCCTTTCTTTTATAGGTTTTATTTTGTTTTGTAAAGACCACAAAAGTATGCTTTTAGCTTTACCTATGCTTGCTTTAGGTTTTATGGCTTTAAGGGCTGGACTTAGATTTACCATTTATGCAGTTCCTGTAATGGCTTTAGGTTTTGGGTATTTTTTGTATGTATTTTTTAATTTTTTAGAAAAAAAACAAATTAAATTAAAACAAAAAAATAAAAATCTCTTACTTGTTTTAATCACATTTTTTAGTATAGCCCCTGCTTTAATGCATATTTATTATTATAAATCTTCTACTGTTTTTACTTCTTATGAAGCTAGTATTTTAAATGATTTAAAAAATAAAGCCCAAAGGGAAGATTATGTTGTGGCTTGGTGGGATTATGGTTATCCAATACGCTATTATAGTGATGTAAAAACCTTGATTGATGGAGGAAAACATCTAGGAAAGGATAACTTCTTCTCTTCTTTTGTATTAAGCAAAGATCAAGTAAGTGCGGCTAATATGGCAAGACTTAGCGTAGAATACACTGAAAAATCTTTCAAAGAAAACTATCCTGATATCTTAAAAGCTATGGTTAAAGATTATAATCAAACAAGTGCTAAAGATTTTTTAGAAAGTTTAAATGATAAAGATTTTAAATTTGATACAAATAAAACAAGAGATGTGTATATTTATATGCCTTATAGAATGTTGCGTATCATGCCAGTTGTTGCACAATTTGCTAACACAAACCCTGACAATGGTGAACAAGAAAAAAGTTTATTTTTCTCCCAAGCTAATGCCATAGCTCAAGACAAAACAACAGGATCGGTTATTCTTGATAATGGCATAGAAATTATTAATGATTTTAGAGCCTTAAAATTAGAAGGAACAATTATACCTTTAAAAGCTTTTGTAGATATAGAATCAATCACTAATGGCAAATTTTATTACAATGAAATTGATTCAAAAGCTCAAATTTATTTACTCTTTTTAAGAGAATACAAAAGCTTTGTAATTTTAGATGAAAGTCTTTATAATAGTGCCTATATACAAATGTTTTTATTAAACCAATACGATAAAGATTTATTCGAACAAGTCACTAATGATACAAGAGCAAAAATTTATAGGCTAAAAAAATGA
- the pglA gene encoding N,N'-diacetylbacillosaminyl-diphospho-undecaprenol alpha-1,3-N-acetylgalactosaminyltransferase: protein MKIGILTHSAMSVYYFRLALIRALEKNNHEVIIITPKDEFAIKLQNLGYKVCFYDLARSSVNPLVVFKNLISLKNTLKSLNLDLLQASAHKSNTTGIIAAKMAGIKYTFGLVEGLGSFYIDNDFKSSLVRMGINLLYKISFKLANGFIFVNESNALFMKNLGLKEEKIKIIKSVGLNLKQFLPLKISTEEKQAFLKEHNMPNKPIVLMVSRALWHKGIKEFYEASEILKDKANFVLVGGRDDNKSCAPLDFLNSSNVFYLGAKDDIAYLLNLCDIFVLPSYKEGYPRTILEAKACKKACVTSDAEGCIEAIDNAIDGLICKSKDSKDLAEKIAVLLEDEKLKNTLAQNAFLSAQNYDENIIALKYLDFYRGFTNV, encoded by the coding sequence ATGAAAATAGGAATTTTAACCCATAGTGCAATGAGTGTATATTATTTTCGTCTTGCACTCATTAGGGCTTTAGAAAAAAATAATCATGAAGTAATTATCATCACTCCTAAAGATGAATTTGCTATAAAATTACAAAATTTAGGTTATAAGGTTTGCTTTTATGATTTAGCTAGATCAAGTGTTAATCCCTTGGTTGTTTTTAAAAATCTCATTAGCTTAAAAAATACACTCAAAAGTTTAAATTTAGATCTTTTGCAAGCTAGCGCACACAAAAGCAACACAACAGGCATTATAGCAGCTAAAATGGCAGGTATTAAATATACTTTTGGTTTAGTTGAGGGCTTAGGAAGTTTTTATATAGATAATGATTTTAAAAGCTCTTTGGTAAGAATGGGGATTAATTTACTTTATAAAATTTCATTTAAACTTGCTAATGGTTTTATTTTTGTCAATGAAAGTAATGCATTATTTATGAAAAATTTAGGTTTAAAAGAAGAAAAAATAAAAATTATAAAATCAGTAGGGCTAAATTTAAAACAATTTTTACCCTTAAAAATTAGCACAGAAGAAAAACAAGCTTTCTTAAAAGAACATAATATGCCTAATAAACCTATAGTCTTAATGGTTTCAAGAGCACTTTGGCACAAAGGTATTAAAGAATTTTATGAAGCAAGCGAAATTTTAAAAGATAAGGCAAATTTTGTTTTGGTGGGTGGAAGAGATGACAATAAATCTTGTGCACCTTTGGATTTTTTAAATTCATCTAATGTATTTTATTTGGGTGCAAAAGATGATATTGCTTACTTATTAAATCTTTGTGATATTTTTGTTTTACCAAGCTATAAAGAAGGTTATCCAAGAACTATTTTAGAAGCTAAGGCTTGTAAAAAAGCTTGTGTTACAAGTGATGCTGAAGGTTGCATTGAAGCAATTGATAATGCTATAGATGGTTTAATTTGCAAAAGCAAAGATAGCAAAGATTTAGCCGAAAAAATCGCGGTGTTATTAGAAGATGAAAAACTCAAAAACACTTTAGCACAAAATGCTTTTCTTAGTGCGCAAAATTATGATGAAAATATTATAGCTTTGAAATATCTTGACTTTTATAGGGGTTTTACAAATGTATAA
- the pglC gene encoding undecaprenyl phosphate N,N'-diacetylbacillosamine 1-phosphate transferase: MYKNGLKRVFDFFMALILLIIFLPFIVLIGIVLKIIQGSVLFKQARPGLNEKIFYIYKFKTMSDEKDENGELLPDELRLKPFGKLVRSLSLDELPQLFNVLKGDMSFIGPRPLLVEYLPLYNQEQKKRHDVRPGITGWAQINGRNAISWEQKFKYDVEYVQNCSFLFDLKIFFMTIVKVLKRSGVNKEGVATTDKFNGHN, encoded by the coding sequence ATGTATAAAAATGGCTTAAAGCGTGTTTTTGATTTTTTTATGGCTTTGATTTTATTGATTATTTTTTTACCCTTTATAGTGCTTATTGGCATTGTTTTAAAAATCATTCAAGGAAGTGTGCTTTTTAAACAAGCAAGACCAGGTTTAAATGAAAAAATTTTTTATATATATAAATTTAAAACTATGAGTGATGAAAAAGATGAAAATGGAGAATTACTTCCTGATGAATTACGCTTAAAGCCTTTTGGAAAGTTAGTTAGAAGTTTAAGTTTAGATGAGTTACCTCAGCTTTTTAATGTTTTAAAAGGCGATATGAGTTTTATAGGCCCAAGACCTTTGCTTGTAGAGTACTTACCCCTATACAATCAAGAACAAAAAAAACGCCACGATGTAAGACCGGGTATTACAGGTTGGGCGCAAATTAATGGACGCAATGCTATTTCTTGGGAGCAAAAATTTAAATATGATGTAGAATATGTGCAAAATTGCTCTTTTTTATTTGATCTTAAAATCTTTTTTATGACTATTGTTAAAGTTTTAAAAAGAAGCGGGGTTAATAAAGAAGGAGTAGCTACAACGGATAAATTCAATGGACACAACTAA
- the pglD gene encoding UDP-N-acetylbacillosamine N-acetyltransferase has product MDTTKSIYIYGSSGHGLVCADIAKSIGYTNIIFLDDHKGLKYHSNLEKHDMFIAIGANSIREKLFKKTKEDGFRLVNLIHKSAIISPSAFLDNEGILIMPNVVINAKASIAKGVILNTACVIEHECFVDAFSHISVGAKLTGNVKIGKRCFLGVNSSVIPCMSLSDDITLGAGSVVVKNLTSKGIYAGVPAKKIKEVK; this is encoded by the coding sequence ATGGACACAACTAAAAGCATTTATATATATGGTTCTAGCGGGCATGGTTTAGTTTGTGCTGATATTGCTAAGAGCATAGGTTATACAAATATAATTTTTTTAGATGATCACAAAGGCTTAAAATATCACTCCAATTTAGAAAAGCATGATATGTTCATTGCTATTGGTGCAAACTCTATTAGAGAAAAACTTTTTAAAAAAACAAAAGAAGATGGATTTAGATTAGTAAATTTGATACACAAAAGTGCTATCATTAGCCCAAGTGCTTTTTTAGATAATGAGGGTATATTAATCATGCCAAATGTAGTGATTAATGCTAAAGCTAGCATTGCAAAAGGCGTGATTTTAAATACTGCTTGTGTGATTGAGCATGAGTGTTTTGTAGATGCATTTAGCCATATTAGTGTTGGAGCTAAATTAACAGGAAATGTAAAAATAGGAAAGCGTTGTTTTTTAGGGGTAAATTCAAGCGTTATTCCTTGTATGAGTTTGAGTGATGATATAACTTTAGGCGCAGGATCAGTTGTGGTTAAAAACTTAACTTCTAAAGGCATTTATGCTGGAGTTCCTGCTAAAAAAATAAAGGAGGTAAAATGA
- the pglE gene encoding UDP-N-acetylbacillosamine transaminase → MRFFLSAPHMSGKELEYIHKAFESNYIAPLGEFVNALEQSIKDYTKSSNALALNAATAAIHLALRVLGIKENDVVLASSFTFIASVAPISYMNAKPVFIDCDETYNLDVNLLKKAIKESPKKPKALILTHLYGNASKMDEIVQICKENEIFLIEDAAEALGSFYKGKALGTFGDFGVYSFNGNKIITTGGGGMLVSENHANLEKARFYSTQARENYLHYEHKEYGYNYRMSNILGAIGTAQMEVLDERVSKKREIYGWYKEFLSGTFTFLDELENTKSNRWLSTALLDFDKSKLNTYEKHCICENKNVQIQDKILKIIQVLKDNKIESRPLWKPMHLQELYKGYDAYLNGNSEFFFSNGICLPSATTMSKADVEEVSTLILNTLKD, encoded by the coding sequence ATGAGATTTTTTCTATCAGCACCGCATATGAGCGGAAAAGAATTAGAATACATACACAAAGCTTTTGAAAGCAATTATATAGCACCTTTGGGCGAGTTTGTTAATGCCTTAGAACAAAGCATTAAAGATTATACAAAAAGCTCTAACGCTCTTGCTTTAAATGCTGCTACTGCAGCCATTCACCTGGCTTTAAGGGTTTTAGGTATTAAAGAAAATGATGTGGTATTAGCTTCAAGTTTTACCTTCATAGCTTCAGTAGCGCCTATTTCTTATATGAATGCTAAGCCTGTTTTTATTGATTGTGATGAAACTTATAATTTAGATGTAAATTTATTAAAAAAAGCTATCAAAGAAAGTCCTAAAAAGCCAAAAGCTCTCATTTTAACCCATCTTTATGGCAATGCTTCTAAAATGGATGAGATTGTTCAAATTTGTAAAGAAAATGAGATTTTTTTAATCGAAGATGCTGCTGAGGCTTTGGGAAGTTTTTATAAAGGTAAAGCTTTAGGAACTTTTGGGGATTTTGGAGTATATTCTTTTAATGGCAATAAAATCATCACCACAGGTGGTGGAGGTATGCTTGTAAGTGAAAATCATGCTAATCTTGAAAAAGCAAGATTTTATAGCACTCAAGCTAGAGAAAATTATCTTCATTATGAGCATAAAGAATATGGTTATAATTATAGAATGAGCAATATCTTAGGTGCAATTGGCACTGCACAAATGGAAGTTTTAGATGAAAGAGTAAGTAAAAAGCGTGAAATTTATGGCTGGTATAAAGAATTTTTAAGCGGAACTTTTACTTTCTTAGATGAGCTTGAAAATACCAAGTCAAATCGTTGGTTAAGCACTGCTTTGCTTGATTTTGATAAAAGCAAACTCAATACTTATGAAAAACACTGCATTTGTGAAAATAAAAATGTTCAAATTCAAGATAAAATTTTAAAAATCATTCAAGTTTTAAAAGATAACAAAATCGAAAGCCGCCCACTTTGGAAACCTATGCATTTACAAGAGCTTTATAAAGGCTATGATGCTTATTTAAATGGCAATAGTGAGTTTTTCTTTAGCAATGGAATTTGCCTTCCAAGTGCAACTACTATGAGTAAAGCTGACGTAGAGGAAGTTTCTACTTTAATCTTAAACACCTTAAAGGACTAA
- the pglF gene encoding UDP-N-acetylglucosamine 4,6-dehydratase (configuration-retaining): MDYKSKRLGFFLGADILLFVISIYLSFSLRFSADIPSEFYEGMFKSAVILILLKIIFLAFFRIYQVAWRFFSLNEARKLVIALALAELVFLLIYYFYDDFFNPFPRSVIGIDFVLSCMLIGSLRISKRMIVDFRKPKYNEEHPCIVVGATSKALHLLKGAKEGSLGLFPVAVVDERKNLIGTYCDKFIVEEKEAIRKYTAEGIHTAIIALKLEQEELKKLFDELIAYGINDIKLFSFTQNEARDISIEDLLARKPKDLDNACVIDFIKDKVVLVSGAGGTIGSELCKQCVKFGAKHLIMLDHSEYNLYKINDELSLYKDRIEPIMMSILDKEALEKLLANKKIDLILHAAAYKHVPLCEQNPHSAILNNIIGTKNLIDLAKIYNVAKFVMISTDKAVRPTNIMGCTKRICELYTLSSSCENFEVACVRFGNVLGSSGSVIPKFKAQIAANEPLTLTHPDIVRYFMLVDEAVQLVLQAAAIAKGGELFVLDMGEPVKIMDLAKKMLLLSNKKLEIKVTGLRKGEKLYEELLIHKDDLKTQYESIFVTTSEIKDLKILNQEIQKLLQSEDPTKVLKEIVPEFNHNKNGE; the protein is encoded by the coding sequence ATGGATTATAAAAGCAAACGCTTAGGATTTTTTCTAGGTGCTGATATTTTACTTTTTGTTATAAGTATTTATTTGTCTTTTTCTTTACGCTTTAGCGCAGACATCCCAAGTGAATTTTATGAAGGTATGTTTAAAAGTGCTGTGATTTTGATTTTGCTTAAAATCATTTTTCTAGCTTTTTTTAGAATTTATCAAGTTGCTTGGAGATTTTTCTCACTTAATGAAGCGCGTAAATTAGTTATCGCTTTAGCTTTGGCTGAGCTTGTATTTTTGCTAATTTATTATTTTTATGATGATTTTTTTAATCCTTTTCCAAGAAGCGTTATAGGAATAGACTTTGTTTTATCTTGTATGCTAATTGGAAGTTTGCGTATAAGCAAAAGGATGATAGTTGATTTTAGAAAGCCAAAATACAATGAAGAGCACCCTTGCATAGTAGTTGGTGCCACTTCAAAGGCTTTGCATTTATTAAAAGGAGCTAAAGAAGGAAGCTTAGGACTTTTTCCTGTAGCTGTGGTAGATGAGCGTAAAAATTTAATAGGTACTTATTGTGATAAATTTATAGTAGAAGAAAAAGAAGCTATTAGAAAATACACCGCTGAAGGAATTCATACTGCTATCATTGCTTTAAAACTTGAGCAAGAAGAACTTAAAAAGCTTTTTGATGAACTCATTGCTTATGGAATTAATGATATAAAACTTTTTTCTTTTACACAAAATGAAGCAAGAGATATAAGCATTGAAGATTTATTAGCACGCAAACCAAAAGATTTAGATAATGCTTGTGTGATTGATTTTATCAAAGATAAGGTGGTTTTAGTAAGTGGAGCAGGTGGAACCATAGGAAGCGAACTTTGCAAGCAATGCGTTAAATTTGGTGCAAAACATTTAATCATGCTTGATCATAGCGAATATAATTTATATAAAATTAATGATGAATTAAGTTTATATAAAGATAGAATCGAGCCTATTATGATGAGTATATTAGATAAAGAGGCTTTAGAAAAATTATTAGCAAATAAAAAAATAGACTTAATTTTACATGCAGCAGCTTATAAACATGTGCCTTTATGTGAGCAAAATCCGCATTCAGCTATTTTAAATAACATCATAGGCACTAAAAATTTGATTGATCTTGCAAAAATTTACAATGTTGCTAAATTTGTTATGATAAGCACTGATAAAGCTGTAAGACCAACTAATATCATGGGTTGTACTAAAAGAATTTGTGAGCTTTACACCTTAAGTTCAAGTTGTGAAAATTTTGAAGTAGCTTGTGTGCGTTTTGGTAATGTTTTAGGATCAAGCGGGAGTGTTATACCTAAATTTAAAGCTCAAATCGCGGCTAATGAACCACTTACTCTTACCCATCCTGATATTGTACGTTATTTTATGCTAGTGGATGAGGCTGTGCAACTTGTTTTACAAGCTGCGGCTATTGCAAAAGGTGGAGAGCTTTTTGTGCTTGATATGGGTGAGCCTGTAAAAATAATGGATTTAGCTAAAAAAATGCTTTTACTTTCTAATAAAAAGTTAGAAATCAAAGTTACAGGACTTAGAAAAGGTGAAAAACTTTATGAGGAACTTTTAATCCATAAAGATGATTTAAAAACTCAATATGAAAGTATTTTTGTAACCACAAGTGAAATTAAAGATTTAAAAATTTTAAATCAAGAAATACAAAAATTACTTCAAAGTGAAGATCCAACTAAGGTTTTAAAAGAAATTGTGCCTGAATTTAATCATAATAAAAACGGAGAATGA
- a CDS encoding chemotaxis response regulator CheY: MKLLVVDDSSTMRRIIKNTLVRLGHKDVLEAEHGVEAWDLLSQNEDIKVLITDWNMPEMNGLELVKKVRAEEKYTDMPIIMVTTEGGKAEVITALKAGVNNYIVKPFTPQVLKEKLEDVLGTNEG, from the coding sequence GTGAAATTATTAGTCGTTGATGATAGTTCTACTATGAGAAGAATAATCAAAAACACCCTTGTAAGATTAGGTCATAAAGATGTTTTAGAAGCTGAACATGGAGTTGAAGCTTGGGATTTACTTTCGCAAAATGAAGATATTAAAGTTTTGATCACTGATTGGAATATGCCTGAAATGAATGGGCTTGAATTAGTTAAAAAAGTAAGAGCAGAAGAAAAATACACTGATATGCCAATTATCATGGTAACAACAGAAGGTGGAAAAGCAGAAGTTATCACAGCATTAAAAGCTGGAGTAAATAACTATATAGTTAAGCCTTTTACCCCTCAAGTATTAAAAGAAAAACTTGAAGATGTTTTAGGAACTAATGAAGGCTGA
- a CDS encoding 50S ribosomal protein L11 methyltransferase, which produces MQKYYYELFFQTDEEYIELFLDLVFSFGIEAIEEKNNGIYIRSEENLELIELALKDFHRKLCDNLKIQIYFNSNLEQKENKNWIEEYKKGIQALTIDNVHIHTTWQKAKQDKINIIIDPALAFGSGHHESTHACIEFIQKYTDNSKFCLDVGCGSGILSIIMAKLGAKVQACDTDELAIIASKENAKLNQVTFDDIWVGSINKSLHKYDIVVANIIADVLTILKKDLKDKTKEGGILILSGILNKYEDKIKDAFKDLTLLECKQKGEWISLAYKKDKK; this is translated from the coding sequence ATGCAAAAATACTATTATGAACTTTTTTTTCAAACAGACGAGGAATATATAGAATTATTCCTTGATCTTGTTTTTTCTTTTGGCATTGAAGCTATTGAAGAAAAAAATAATGGAATTTATATAAGATCTGAAGAAAATTTAGAACTTATAGAATTAGCTTTAAAAGATTTTCATCGCAAACTTTGTGATAATCTAAAAATTCAAATTTATTTTAATTCCAACTTAGAGCAAAAAGAAAATAAAAATTGGATAGAAGAATACAAAAAAGGCATTCAAGCTTTAACTATTGACAATGTTCATATCCACACTACTTGGCAAAAAGCTAAGCAAGATAAAATTAATATTATTATAGATCCAGCTTTAGCTTTTGGCTCAGGTCATCATGAAAGCACTCATGCTTGTATAGAATTTATACAAAAATACACAGATAATTCTAAATTTTGTTTAGATGTAGGTTGCGGAAGTGGGATTTTAAGCATTATCATGGCAAAACTTGGAGCTAAAGTGCAAGCCTGTGATACTGATGAATTAGCCATTATAGCAAGCAAGGAAAATGCGAAATTAAATCAAGTTACATTTGATGATATTTGGGTAGGGTCTATTAACAAAAGCTTACACAAATATGATATAGTTGTTGCAAATATCATTGCTGATGTTTTAACAATACTAAAAAAAGATTTAAAAGATAAAACTAAAGAAGGTGGAATTTTAATTTTATCTGGAATTTTAAATAAATATGAAGATAAAATAAAAGATGCCTTTAAAGATCTTACCTTGTTAGAATGCAAACAAAAAGGTGAGTGGATTAGTTTAGCTTATAAAAAGGATAAAAAATAA
- the ftsH gene encoding ATP-dependent zinc metalloprotease FtsH, which translates to MNKKQNDQKDNQNNSFFNKNPIFIFAIFAIVMIILFKGFSDDGSMGIMGGENTKKVSYSELKTLIENNQIAQVNIGQTTIKAISKAGNMVYITKKVPNDATFVPLLDSKGVSYGAFNESNWFIDILLSWVLPVFIFFGIWMFLASRMQKNMGGSILGIGSSKKLVNSEKPKVKFNDVAGVEEAKEEVKEIVDFLKYPERYINLGAKIPKGLLLVGPPGTGKTLLAKAVAGEADVPFFSVSGSSFIEMFVGVGASRVRDLFENAKKEAPAIVFIDEIDAIGKSRAASGMMGGNDEREQTLNQLLAEMDGFGTESSPVIVLAATNRPEVLDAALLRPGRFDRQVLVDKPDFKGRCDILKVHMKDVKISPEVKVEDIARLTAGLAGADLANIINEAALLAGRDSKKHVEQKDLVEAVERAIAGLEKKSRRINDKEKKIVTYHECGHALIAETTKGAKKVSKVSVIPRGLAALGYTLNTPEENKFLMQKHELLAEVDVLLGGRAAEEVFIKEISTGASNDLERATDIIKAMISMYGMSEIAGLMVLEKQRNTFLSGGQTIKDYSDKMAQDLDEYVKKTLDERYVGVKETLKTYSGAIEIMVQALYEEETIDGSKVREIIKNYEEENNLPTRLEEKEQENIKEK; encoded by the coding sequence ATGAATAAAAAACAAAACGATCAAAAAGATAATCAAAATAATAGCTTTTTCAATAAAAATCCAATTTTTATTTTTGCTATTTTTGCCATTGTTATGATTATTTTATTTAAAGGATTTTCTGATGATGGTAGTATGGGAATTATGGGTGGTGAAAACACAAAAAAAGTTAGCTATTCTGAATTAAAAACTTTAATTGAAAATAATCAAATAGCCCAAGTTAATATAGGACAAACTACAATTAAAGCCATATCAAAAGCAGGAAATATGGTTTACATAACCAAAAAAGTTCCAAATGATGCTACATTTGTTCCTTTACTTGATTCTAAAGGTGTTTCTTATGGTGCATTTAATGAAAGCAATTGGTTTATAGATATCTTACTTTCTTGGGTTTTACCAGTATTTATTTTCTTTGGTATATGGATGTTTTTGGCTTCGCGTATGCAAAAAAATATGGGTGGATCTATACTTGGCATAGGAAGTTCTAAAAAACTTGTTAATTCAGAAAAACCAAAAGTAAAATTTAATGATGTAGCTGGTGTGGAAGAAGCTAAAGAAGAAGTTAAAGAAATAGTTGATTTTTTAAAATATCCTGAAAGATATATCAATCTTGGGGCTAAAATTCCAAAAGGACTTTTACTCGTAGGACCTCCAGGAACAGGTAAAACTTTACTTGCAAAAGCAGTTGCGGGTGAAGCAGATGTGCCATTTTTTAGTGTTTCAGGTTCTTCGTTTATAGAAATGTTTGTAGGTGTTGGAGCTAGTAGGGTTAGGGATTTGTTTGAAAATGCTAAAAAAGAAGCTCCTGCTATTGTTTTTATTGATGAAATAGATGCTATAGGTAAATCGCGTGCAGCAAGTGGTATGATGGGTGGTAATGATGAGAGAGAACAAACCTTAAATCAACTTCTAGCTGAAATGGATGGTTTTGGCACTGAAAGTTCGCCTGTAATTGTTCTAGCAGCTACCAATCGTCCTGAGGTTTTAGATGCAGCATTATTAAGACCTGGGCGTTTTGATAGACAAGTTTTAGTGGATAAGCCTGATTTTAAAGGCAGATGTGATATATTAAAAGTTCATATGAAAGATGTTAAAATTTCTCCTGAAGTAAAAGTAGAAGATATAGCAAGGCTTACAGCTGGACTTGCAGGAGCTGATTTAGCAAATATTATCAACGAAGCAGCTTTATTAGCTGGTAGGGATTCTAAAAAACATGTAGAGCAAAAAGATTTAGTAGAAGCAGTTGAAAGGGCTATTGCAGGGCTTGAGAAAAAATCGCGTAGGATAAATGATAAAGAGAAAAAAATCGTAACCTATCATGAGTGCGGCCATGCTTTAATCGCTGAAACCACAAAAGGTGCTAAAAAAGTTAGCAAAGTTTCTGTTATACCAAGAGGACTTGCGGCTTTAGGTTATACTTTAAACACTCCTGAAGAAAACAAATTCTTAATGCAAAAACATGAACTTTTAGCTGAAGTTGATGTTCTTTTAGGAGGGCGTGCTGCTGAAGAAGTTTTTATCAAAGAAATTTCAACTGGTGCAAGTAATGATTTAGAGCGTGCAACTGATATTATAAAAGCTATGATTTCAATGTATGGTATGAGTGAAATAGCTGGACTTATGGTGCTTGAAAAGCAAAGAAATACTTTTTTAAGTGGTGGGCAAACTATAAAAGATTATTCTGATAAAATGGCTCAAGATTTAGATGAGTATGTAAAGAAAACTTTAGATGAACGCTATGTGGGTGTAAAAGAAACCTTAAAAACATATAGTGGAGCTATAGAAATAATGGTGCAAGCGTTGTATGAAGAAGAAACTATAGATGGTTCTAAGGTTAGAGAAATCATTAAAAATTATGAAGAAGAAAATAATCTTCCAACGCGTTTAGAAGAAAAAGAACAAGAAAATATCAAGGAAAAATAA